The Tardiphaga alba genome includes a window with the following:
- a CDS encoding M20 aminoacylase family protein gives MSIIDRIAELQPEITAWRRDLHQHPELLYDVHRTAAFVAEKLKAFGCDEVVEGIGRTGVVGVIKGKKGTGSVIGLRADMDALPIEEQTNLPYASKTPGKMHACGHDGHTSMLLGAAQYLAETRNFAGDAVVIFQPAEEGGAGADAMIKDGLMDRFGIQKVYGMHNNPGMPIGSFSMRTGPIMAAMDRISITIEGVGGHAAYPHKTIDPVMAGSQLIVAFQSIVSRTVSPLDSAVISICEFHAGHASNVIPASAELRGTVRTLRKEVRDLVEKRMNEVCAGIALQTGARIALNYDRGYPVVVNHPAETELAAKIAGEVGGATNVATDMEPVMGAEDFAYMLEARPGAFIFMGNGDSAGLHHPAYNFNDDAIVYGSSYWVKLVETSLAA, from the coding sequence ATGTCGATCATTGACCGCATCGCCGAATTGCAGCCCGAGATCACGGCCTGGCGCCGTGACCTGCATCAGCATCCGGAGCTGCTCTACGACGTGCACCGCACCGCGGCCTTCGTGGCGGAGAAGCTGAAGGCGTTCGGCTGCGACGAGGTGGTCGAGGGCATCGGCCGCACCGGCGTTGTCGGCGTGATCAAGGGTAAAAAAGGAACGGGCAGTGTCATCGGCCTGCGCGCCGACATGGACGCGCTGCCCATCGAGGAGCAGACCAACCTGCCTTATGCCTCGAAGACCCCCGGCAAGATGCATGCCTGCGGCCATGACGGCCACACCTCGATGCTGCTCGGCGCCGCGCAATATCTTGCCGAGACCCGCAACTTCGCCGGCGATGCGGTGGTGATCTTCCAGCCCGCCGAAGAGGGCGGCGCCGGTGCCGATGCCATGATCAAGGACGGGCTGATGGATCGCTTCGGCATCCAGAAGGTCTATGGCATGCACAACAATCCGGGCATGCCGATCGGCTCGTTCTCCATGCGCACCGGCCCGATCATGGCCGCAATGGATCGTATTTCGATTACTATCGAAGGCGTCGGTGGCCACGCCGCCTATCCGCACAAGACCATCGATCCCGTGATGGCCGGCTCGCAGCTCATCGTGGCGTTCCAGTCGATCGTGTCGCGCACCGTCAGCCCGCTGGATTCCGCGGTGATCTCGATCTGCGAATTCCACGCCGGCCATGCCAGCAATGTCATCCCGGCCTCGGCCGAGCTGCGCGGCACGGTGCGCACGCTCCGCAAGGAGGTCCGCGATCTCGTCGAGAAGCGCATGAACGAGGTCTGCGCCGGCATCGCGCTGCAGACCGGCGCGCGGATCGCGCTCAACTACGATCGCGGCTATCCGGTCGTGGTCAATCATCCCGCGGAAACCGAACTGGCAGCGAAGATCGCCGGCGAAGTCGGCGGCGCCACCAATGTCGCGACCGACATGGAGCCGGTGATGGGCGCCGAGGACTTCGCCTATATGCTGGAAGCGCGGCCCGGCGCCTTCATCTTCATGGGCAATGGCGACAGTGCCGGCCTGCATCACCCCGCTTATAACTTCAATGACGACGCCATCGTCTATGGCTCGTCCTATTGGGTGAAGCTGGTGGAGACGTCGCTGGCGGCCTAA
- the alaS gene encoding alanine--tRNA ligase, translating to MSGVNEIRSAFLNYFAKNGHDIVSSSPLVPRNDPTLMFTNAGMVQFKNVFTGIEKRPYQRATTSQKCVRAGGKHNDLDNVGYTARHHTFFEMLGNFSFGDYFKERAIELAWNLITKEYGLPKDKLLVTVYSEDDEAFGLWKKVAGLSESKIIRIPTSDNFWQMGDTGPCGPCSEIFFDHGDKIPGGPPGSPDEDGDRFIEIWNLVFMQFEQIAPGNRLALPKPSIDTGMGLERIAAVLQGKHDNYDIDLFVALIRAIADLTGADPQGPMKASLRVIADHLRASSFLIADGVLPSNEGRGYVLRRIMRRAMRHGQLLGAREPIMWKLVATLVREMGEAYPELQRARSLIEETLRLEETRFRRTLEKGLGILDTKSATLKQGDMFDGETAFTLYDTFGFPLDLTQDALRNRGISVDIASFTDAMERQKQKARASWSGSGEAATETVWFGLREKLGATEFLGYETESAEGAVTALVKDGNEVESLKAGETGAIVLNQTPFYAESGGQVGDLGVLTGEGVTFRVTDTQKRAGDLFVHLGTVESGELKLGTALALDVDHTRRSAIRANHSATHLLHEALRQVLGDHIAQKGSSVDDKRLRFDFVHQKPITPEELRQVEDIANNVVLENDEVTTRLMAVDDAREAGARALFGEKYGDEVRVVSMGKMPRDSGTNALGWSVELCGGTHVKRTGDIGMISVTAESAVASGVRRIEALTGTQARHHANDTMALAKSAANELRTTLDDMPARIAALMEERKKLERELSEAKKTIAMGGSAGAAAGAGGGDVRDVGGTKLMAKSVSGIEMKDLKSLADAGKKQLGSGVVAIINVGEDGKAGVVVGVTEDLTKRFSAVDLVKIASEALGGKGGGGRPDMAQAGGPDGGKADDALKAIEAKIAG from the coding sequence ATGAGCGGCGTTAACGAGATCAGGTCGGCATTTCTGAATTACTTCGCCAAGAACGGCCACGACATCGTGTCGTCGTCGCCGCTGGTGCCGCGCAACGACCCCACGCTGATGTTCACCAATGCCGGCATGGTGCAGTTCAAGAACGTTTTTACCGGCATCGAAAAGCGGCCCTATCAGCGCGCCACCACCTCGCAGAAATGCGTGCGCGCCGGCGGCAAGCATAACGACCTCGACAATGTCGGCTATACCGCGCGCCATCACACCTTCTTCGAGATGCTCGGCAACTTCTCGTTCGGCGATTACTTCAAGGAACGCGCCATCGAGCTCGCCTGGAATCTGATCACCAAGGAATACGGCCTCCCGAAGGACAAGCTGCTCGTCACCGTCTATTCGGAAGACGATGAAGCCTTCGGCCTTTGGAAGAAGGTGGCTGGCCTTTCTGAATCGAAGATCATCCGCATCCCGACCTCGGACAACTTTTGGCAGATGGGCGATACCGGCCCCTGCGGTCCGTGCTCGGAAATCTTCTTCGATCATGGCGACAAGATCCCCGGTGGTCCTCCCGGCTCGCCCGATGAAGATGGTGACCGCTTCATCGAGATATGGAATCTCGTTTTCATGCAGTTCGAGCAGATCGCGCCGGGCAATCGCCTCGCACTGCCGAAGCCATCGATCGATACGGGCATGGGCCTCGAGCGCATCGCCGCGGTGCTGCAGGGCAAGCACGACAATTACGACATCGACCTGTTCGTCGCATTGATCCGCGCTATCGCCGATCTGACCGGCGCCGATCCGCAGGGCCCGATGAAGGCCTCGCTGCGCGTGATCGCCGACCATCTGCGTGCATCGTCCTTCCTCATCGCCGATGGCGTGCTGCCGTCCAATGAAGGCCGCGGCTACGTGCTCCGCCGCATTATGCGCCGCGCCATGCGCCACGGCCAGCTGCTGGGCGCACGCGAGCCCATCATGTGGAAGCTCGTCGCCACGCTGGTGCGCGAGATGGGTGAAGCCTATCCGGAGCTGCAGCGCGCGCGCTCGCTGATCGAGGAGACGCTGCGCCTCGAAGAGACCCGCTTCCGCCGCACGCTGGAAAAGGGCCTCGGCATTCTCGACACCAAGAGCGCCACGCTGAAGCAGGGCGACATGTTCGACGGCGAGACCGCCTTCACGCTCTACGACACCTTCGGCTTCCCGCTCGACCTCACCCAGGATGCGCTGCGCAATCGCGGCATCTCCGTCGATATCGCCTCCTTCACCGATGCGATGGAGCGGCAGAAGCAGAAGGCGCGTGCCTCTTGGTCTGGTTCAGGCGAAGCTGCCACCGAGACCGTGTGGTTCGGCCTGCGCGAAAAGCTCGGTGCAACTGAATTCCTCGGCTACGAGACCGAGAGCGCCGAAGGTGCTGTCACCGCGCTGGTGAAGGACGGCAACGAAGTCGAGAGCCTCAAGGCCGGCGAGACCGGCGCCATCGTGCTGAACCAGACGCCGTTCTATGCGGAGTCCGGTGGCCAGGTCGGCGATCTCGGCGTGCTCACCGGCGAGGGCGTCACCTTCCGCGTCACCGACACCCAGAAGCGTGCTGGCGACCTGTTCGTGCATCTCGGCACGGTCGAGAGCGGCGAACTCAAGCTCGGCACCGCGCTGGCGCTCGATGTCGATCACACCCGCCGCTCGGCGATCCGCGCCAATCACTCGGCAACGCATCTGTTGCATGAAGCGCTGCGTCAGGTTCTGGGCGATCACATCGCGCAAAAAGGCTCGTCGGTGGACGACAAGCGCCTGCGTTTCGACTTTGTGCATCAGAAGCCGATCACGCCCGAAGAGCTGCGTCAGGTCGAGGACATCGCCAACAATGTCGTGCTCGAAAACGACGAAGTGACCACGCGCCTGATGGCGGTGGACGATGCCCGCGAGGCTGGTGCGCGTGCGCTGTTCGGCGAAAAATATGGCGATGAAGTCCGTGTCGTCTCCATGGGCAAGATGCCGCGTGACTCAGGCACCAACGCACTCGGCTGGTCGGTCGAACTCTGCGGTGGCACCCATGTGAAGCGCACCGGCGATATCGGCATGATCTCGGTCACGGCCGAAAGCGCTGTCGCCTCCGGCGTACGCCGTATCGAGGCGCTGACCGGCACCCAGGCCCGTCATCACGCCAACGACACCATGGCGCTTGCCAAGAGCGCAGCGAATGAGCTGCGCACCACGCTCGACGACATGCCGGCGCGAATCGCAGCCCTGATGGAAGAGCGCAAGAAGCTCGAGCGCGAACTGTCGGAAGCCAAGAAGACCATCGCCATGGGCGGCAGCGCCGGCGCTGCGGCCGGCGCAGGTGGCGGCGATGTCCGCGATGTCGGCGGCACCAAGCTGATGGCGAAGTCCGTCTCGGGCATCGAGATGAAAGATCTCAAGAGCCTTGCGGATGCCGGCAAGAAGCAGCTCGGCTCCGGCGTGGTCGCGATCATCAATGTCGGTGAAGACGGCAAGGCTGGCGTCGTGGTCGGCGTCACCGAAGATCTGACCAAGCGCTTCAGCGCCGTCGATCTGGTGAAGATTGCGTCCGAGGCGCTGGGCGGCAAGGGCGGCGGTGGCCGGCCGGATATGGCGCAGGCCGGTGGTCCCGATGGCGGCAAGGCCGACGATGCGCTGAAGGCGATCGAGGCGAAGATCGCGGGCTAA
- a CDS encoding GMC family oxidoreductase: MTRLEGDFDYIVVGAGTAGCIVANRLSADPKKRVLLLEAGGRDNWIWFHIPVGYLFAIGNPRSDWMFRTEPEPGLNGRSLAYPRGKVIGGSSAINAMISMRGQAADYDHWRQLGLTGWGYDDVLKSFLKLEDHFLGRSEHHGVGGGWRIEAPRLSWDVLDAVANAASEMGIRRTDDFNTGDNEGIGYFHVNQKRGRRWSSARGFLKPVLNRSNLRLETGVMVDRLIVENGRAVGVQFRQNGQQMEARAKGEVVLCAGAVGSPHLLQRSGIGPAEWLADAGVDVVLDKQGVGRNLQDHLQQRAIYKVSGVRTLNETYYNLFRRGWMGIDYALRRRGPLTMAPSQLGIFTRSDPHRERANIQFHVQPLSLDKFGDPLHRFPAITVSACNLRPTSRGEIKLRSGKPDEAPAIAPHYLSTDEDRQVAADAIRVTRKLMKQKALGAYRPEEYLPGPLVGDDAEALAKAAGDIGTTIFHPVGTAKMGAASDPGAVVDERLRFYGIDGLRIVDASVMPTITSGNTNTPTAMIAEKGASMIVADGK, from the coding sequence ATGACGCGGCTCGAAGGCGACTTTGACTATATCGTGGTGGGCGCAGGCACCGCAGGTTGCATCGTGGCCAACCGTCTCTCTGCCGATCCAAAGAAGCGCGTGCTGCTGCTGGAAGCCGGCGGCCGCGACAACTGGATCTGGTTTCACATTCCGGTGGGCTATCTCTTCGCCATCGGCAATCCCCGCTCCGACTGGATGTTTCGCACCGAGCCGGAGCCGGGCCTCAATGGCCGTTCGCTGGCCTATCCGCGCGGCAAGGTGATCGGCGGCTCTTCCGCCATCAATGCCATGATCTCCATGCGCGGCCAGGCCGCGGATTACGATCACTGGCGCCAGCTCGGCCTCACCGGCTGGGGCTATGACGATGTGCTCAAATCCTTCCTCAAGCTGGAAGATCATTTCCTCGGCAGGAGCGAACATCACGGCGTCGGCGGTGGCTGGCGCATCGAAGCGCCGCGGCTGTCATGGGACGTGCTTGATGCCGTTGCCAATGCAGCGTCCGAAATGGGCATCCGCCGCACCGATGATTTCAACACCGGCGACAATGAAGGCATCGGCTATTTCCACGTCAACCAGAAGCGCGGCCGTCGCTGGTCGTCGGCGCGGGGCTTTCTCAAGCCGGTGCTGAACCGCTCCAATCTTCGGCTCGAAACAGGTGTCATGGTCGATCGACTGATTGTCGAGAACGGCCGCGCCGTTGGCGTGCAGTTCAGGCAGAACGGCCAACAGATGGAAGCGCGTGCCAAGGGCGAGGTCGTGCTGTGCGCGGGCGCCGTGGGCTCGCCGCATCTGCTGCAACGCTCAGGCATCGGGCCCGCCGAATGGCTTGCCGACGCCGGCGTCGATGTCGTGCTCGACAAGCAGGGCGTCGGGCGCAATCTGCAGGACCATCTGCAGCAGCGCGCGATCTACAAGGTCTCGGGCGTGCGCACGCTGAACGAAACCTATTACAACCTGTTCCGCCGCGGCTGGATGGGTATCGACTACGCATTGCGCCGCCGAGGCCCGCTCACCATGGCCCCATCCCAGCTCGGCATCTTCACGCGCTCCGATCCGCATCGCGAGCGCGCCAATATCCAGTTTCACGTGCAGCCGCTGTCGCTCGACAAGTTCGGCGATCCCCTGCACCGTTTCCCGGCCATTACCGTCAGCGCCTGCAATTTGCGGCCAACCTCGCGCGGCGAGATCAAGCTGCGCTCCGGCAAGCCCGATGAAGCGCCAGCCATCGCGCCGCATTATCTATCGACGGATGAAGATCGCCAGGTCGCAGCGGATGCAATCCGCGTGACGCGAAAACTGATGAAGCAGAAGGCACTCGGCGCTTACCGGCCGGAAGAGTATCTGCCGGGCCCGTTGGTCGGCGACGATGCGGAAGCGCTGGCCAAGGCCGCGGGCGATATCGGCACCACGATCTTCCATCCCGTCGGCACCGCGAAAATGGGCGCGGCGTCGGATCCAGGCGCGGTGGTCGATGAGCGCCTGCGCTTCTACGGTATCGATGGATTGCGCATCGTCGATGCATCGGTGATGCCGACGATCACGTCGGGCAACACGAATACGCCCACCGCGATGATCGCGGAAAAGGGTGCGTCGATGATCGTCGCGGATGGGAAATAA
- the gcvH gene encoding glycine cleavage system protein GcvH gives MTTLYTEDHEWLQIDGDIVTVGITDFAQSQLGDVVFVELPKIGRTLKKAEAAAVVESVKAASDVYAPISGEVVEINDGLAAEPALVNSDAESKAWFFKLKLADKSELDGLMDAEAYKAHSA, from the coding sequence ATGACCACCCTCTACACCGAAGACCACGAATGGCTGCAGATCGATGGCGACATCGTCACCGTCGGCATCACCGATTTCGCGCAGTCGCAGCTCGGCGATGTCGTCTTTGTCGAACTGCCCAAGATCGGCCGCACGCTGAAGAAGGCCGAAGCCGCCGCCGTGGTGGAATCGGTGAAGGCTGCCTCCGACGTCTATGCGCCGATCTCCGGCGAAGTGGTGGAGATCAATGACGGCCTCGCGGCCGAACCGGCGCTGGTGAATTCCGATGCCGAAAGCAAGGCCTGGTTCTTCAAGCTGAAGCTCGCCGACAAGAGCGAACTCGACGGCCTGATGGATGCCGAAGCCTATAAGGCGCACAGCGCCTGA
- a CDS encoding DUF2147 domain-containing protein translates to MLQRPRIPTRTLTYCGILFSAGLFSAGLAPAFAADPTGDWKVEDGVAHVRVAECGGSMWGAISWEKTPGGTDKNNPDASKKSRPTLAHAMMLDMKPNAAKDKWSGQVYNAKDGKFYKSSLKLGDTPDELEIEGCVLGFLCGGQTWTRVGPSIPSSPSNATAKNAIASGAKGAAGGKMAPAPAPGSNTMAKTAPAPTTGAKAPAGQKAAPAGGAVASADIGDICLLPEINKATH, encoded by the coding sequence ATGTTGCAGCGCCCACGCATTCCTACGCGCACTCTCACATATTGCGGAATCCTTTTTTCGGCAGGCTTGTTTTCAGCAGGGCTGGCTCCCGCATTTGCAGCTGATCCAACCGGCGACTGGAAGGTCGAAGACGGTGTCGCACATGTCCGCGTCGCTGAATGCGGCGGCAGCATGTGGGGCGCCATTTCGTGGGAAAAGACCCCAGGCGGTACAGACAAGAACAACCCTGACGCGTCGAAGAAATCCAGGCCAACGCTTGCCCATGCCATGATGCTCGACATGAAGCCCAATGCCGCGAAGGACAAGTGGTCGGGTCAGGTTTACAACGCCAAGGACGGCAAGTTCTACAAGTCGAGCCTCAAGCTGGGCGACACGCCGGACGAACTTGAGATCGAAGGTTGTGTTCTCGGCTTCCTGTGCGGCGGCCAGACCTGGACGCGCGTCGGGCCTTCGATCCCGTCGAGCCCGTCGAATGCCACGGCGAAGAACGCCATCGCGAGCGGCGCCAAGGGTGCAGCCGGCGGCAAGATGGCGCCAGCTCCCGCGCCGGGCAGCAATACGATGGCGAAGACCGCCCCTGCTCCGACCACCGGCGCCAAAGCACCTGCGGGTCAGAAGGCAGCTCCAGCCGGCGGCGCCGTCGCCAGCGCCGATATTGGCGATATCTGCCTGCTGCCGGAGATCAACAAGGCAACGCACTGA
- a CDS encoding YciE/YciF ferroxidase family protein, translating into MAKDKDLNDLFLDTLKDIYFAEKQILKALPKMAKAATSDKLRAAFEKHHDETEGQIDRLEQIFELLEKPARGKTCDAIVGILDEGKEIMDEYKGTSSLDAGLLAAAQAVEHYEISRYGTLKTWATELGMKDAAKLLDQTLSEEKKTDDSLTVLAKSAVNLAAAA; encoded by the coding sequence ATGGCCAAAGACAAAGATCTGAACGATCTCTTCCTCGATACGCTCAAGGACATCTACTTCGCCGAAAAGCAGATACTGAAGGCTCTGCCGAAAATGGCCAAGGCCGCAACTTCGGACAAGCTGCGCGCCGCCTTCGAAAAACACCACGACGAAACCGAAGGCCAGATCGATCGTCTCGAACAGATTTTCGAGCTGCTCGAAAAGCCCGCGCGCGGCAAGACCTGCGATGCCATCGTCGGCATTCTCGACGAAGGCAAGGAAATCATGGACGAGTACAAGGGTACGAGCTCGCTCGATGCCGGCCTGCTCGCCGCCGCCCAGGCGGTCGAGCATTATGAGATCTCGCGCTACGGCACGCTGAAGACCTGGGCCACAGAGCTCGGCATGAAAGATGCCGCCAAGTTGCTCGACCAGACGCTGAGCGAGGAAAAGAAGACCGACGACTCTCTCACTGTATTGGCGAAGTCGGCGGTGAATCTGGCTGCTGCTGCCTAG
- the hpnO gene encoding aminobacteriohopanetriol synthase HpnO has translation MVYPNLDVSEMFVEREAQRSSMHTRHLNEQMVRVLKTIGYDVGFQKGTGQYLFDREGARYLDLLSGFGVFAIGRNHPVMRDAIKSVLDADLPNLVQMDVSTLAGILSEKLLENVPYMDKVFFANSGAETVEAAIKFARNATGRNEIIYCDHAYHGLTYGALSLTDDTNFRSGFGPLLQGCSVVPFNDLEALEKALSSKQVAAFIVEPIQGKGVNLPSDDFLSGALALCRKYGTLFIADEIQTGLGRTGKFLAIEHWNIEPDMILLAKALSGGHVPVGALLTRKSIFDKIFNRMDRSLVHGSTFGKNDLAMAAGIATLEIMKHEKLVENAAKRGAEIRLALQNMIPDFELLKEVRGKGLMLGVEFGPPKSLRLKASWNILESANKGLFCQLITVPLFKDQKILTQVSGHGSHTIKLLPPLTITEDDTKWIADSFRTVIADSHKVPGAIWSLGKTLVDNAVRKSA, from the coding sequence ATGGTATATCCGAATCTAGATGTTTCCGAGATGTTTGTCGAAAGGGAGGCGCAGCGTAGCTCGATGCATACGCGCCACCTTAACGAGCAGATGGTCCGCGTCCTCAAGACCATCGGATACGACGTTGGCTTCCAGAAGGGCACCGGCCAGTATCTGTTTGATCGGGAAGGCGCCCGTTACCTCGATCTACTGAGCGGATTTGGCGTTTTTGCGATTGGTCGCAATCATCCTGTCATGCGGGATGCGATAAAGTCTGTACTGGATGCGGACCTGCCAAATCTGGTGCAGATGGACGTCTCGACACTCGCCGGTATTCTCTCCGAAAAATTGCTCGAAAATGTCCCTTACATGGACAAGGTGTTTTTCGCGAATTCGGGCGCGGAGACCGTCGAGGCGGCGATCAAATTTGCACGCAACGCGACGGGCCGCAACGAGATCATCTATTGCGATCACGCCTATCACGGCCTGACTTATGGCGCATTGTCGCTGACCGACGATACCAATTTCCGCTCCGGTTTCGGCCCGCTGTTGCAGGGATGCTCGGTGGTGCCGTTCAACGATCTCGAAGCGCTGGAGAAGGCGCTTTCGTCGAAGCAGGTAGCGGCGTTCATTGTCGAGCCTATTCAGGGCAAGGGCGTCAATCTGCCGTCCGATGATTTCCTGTCCGGCGCATTGGCGCTGTGCCGCAAATACGGCACGCTGTTCATTGCCGATGAAATCCAGACCGGCCTCGGCCGTACCGGCAAGTTCCTGGCGATCGAACACTGGAACATCGAGCCGGATATGATCCTGCTCGCCAAGGCGCTGTCAGGCGGTCATGTGCCGGTCGGTGCGCTGCTGACGCGCAAATCGATCTTCGACAAGATCTTCAACCGCATGGATCGCTCGCTGGTCCATGGCTCGACCTTCGGCAAGAACGATCTCGCAATGGCTGCGGGCATCGCCACGCTGGAGATTATGAAGCACGAGAAGCTGGTCGAGAACGCGGCCAAGCGCGGGGCCGAGATTCGTCTGGCGCTACAGAACATGATTCCGGATTTCGAGCTGCTCAAGGAAGTGCGCGGCAAGGGGCTGATGCTCGGCGTCGAATTCGGCCCGCCGAAGTCGCTGCGCCTGAAAGCGTCGTGGAACATCCTTGAATCGGCGAACAAGGGTCTGTTCTGCCAGTTGATCACGGTGCCGCTGTTCAAAGATCAGAAAATCCTGACCCAGGTGTCCGGCCATGGTAGCCACACCATCAAGCTGCTGCCGCCGCTGACGATCACTGAGGATGATACCAAGTGGATCGCGGATTCCTTCCGCACGGTGATCGCCGACAGCCACAAGGTTCCCGGTGCCATCTGGTCGCTCGGCAAGACACTGGTCGATAACGCGGTGCGCAAGTCGGCTTAG
- the gcvT gene encoding glycine cleavage system aminomethyltransferase GcvT — MLATDKNSTLKQTPLHALHVARGGKMVPFAGYDMPVQYATGVLKEHLHTRTAAGLFDVSHMGQIVLRAKSGKVEDAALALEKLVPMDILSLAPGRQRYAQFTNETGGILDDLMVANFGDHLFLVVNAACKSEDEAHLRKHLADTCIIEPLPDRALIALQGPKAADVLARFCPEAPDMKFMDAGPHQVNGIACFVSRSGYTGEDGYEISIPNDQAEALTAALLDHPDVLPIGLGARDSLRLEAGMCLYGHDIDTTTTPVEGNLIWSIQKSRRTGGARAGGFFGSEAILAQLDGGASRQRVGLKPEGRAPVREGVLLFADATSSDPIGKVTSGGFGPSISAPIAMGYLPTSHAKEGTTVFAELRGQRMPMTVAPMPFVPNNYKR; from the coding sequence ATGCTTGCAACCGACAAAAATTCAACTTTGAAACAAACGCCGCTCCACGCGCTGCATGTGGCGCGCGGCGGCAAGATGGTGCCCTTCGCCGGCTACGACATGCCGGTGCAATATGCCACCGGCGTGCTCAAGGAACATCTCCACACCCGCACAGCGGCAGGCCTGTTCGACGTGTCCCATATGGGACAGATCGTGCTGCGGGCCAAATCCGGCAAGGTCGAGGATGCCGCGCTGGCGCTGGAAAAACTGGTGCCGATGGACATCCTGTCTCTCGCGCCGGGCCGCCAGCGCTATGCGCAGTTCACCAATGAGACCGGCGGCATTCTCGACGACCTGATGGTGGCGAATTTCGGCGATCACCTGTTTCTCGTGGTCAACGCCGCCTGCAAATCGGAAGACGAAGCGCATCTGCGCAAGCATCTCGCCGATACCTGCATCATCGAGCCCCTGCCCGACCGCGCACTGATCGCGCTGCAGGGGCCGAAGGCTGCGGATGTACTCGCAAGATTCTGCCCGGAAGCGCCTGACATGAAGTTCATGGATGCCGGTCCGCATCAGGTGAACGGAATCGCCTGCTTTGTGTCCCGCTCTGGCTACACGGGCGAGGACGGCTACGAAATCTCGATCCCGAATGATCAGGCCGAAGCGCTCACCGCCGCTTTGCTCGACCATCCCGACGTGCTGCCGATTGGCCTCGGCGCCCGCGACAGCCTGCGGCTGGAAGCCGGCATGTGCCTTTACGGCCATGACATCGATACGACGACAACGCCCGTCGAAGGCAATCTGATCTGGTCGATCCAGAAGAGCCGCCGCACCGGCGGCGCGCGGGCCGGCGGTTTTTTCGGCAGCGAGGCGATTCTCGCACAGCTCGATGGCGGCGCGTCGCGCCAGCGCGTTGGGTTGAAGCCCGAGGGTCGCGCACCGGTCCGCGAAGGCGTGCTGCTATTTGCGGATGCGACCTCCAGCGATCCCATCGGCAAGGTCACGTCCGGCGGTTTCGGCCCGAGCATCTCGGCGCCGATCGCCATGGGTTATCTGCCCACGTCACACGCCAAAGAGGGGACTACGGTATTTGCCGAATTGCGCGGCCAACGCATGCCGATGACCGTCGCCCCCATGCCTTTCGTCCCGAACAACTACAAGCGTTGA